One Bombus fervidus isolate BK054 chromosome 7, iyBomFerv1, whole genome shotgun sequence genomic region harbors:
- the Mapk-ak2 gene encoding MAP kinase-activated protein kinase 2 isoform X2 — protein MTLNLTHDTSVKSDTCVIINHKDKKEMDRDHREPHDHDNLNENEEERKLGMDFRNLSRHHGMDHVADVETERDMEIDQNDRGENLQDDKLDQNVGRNFHSLAHHPAVRDMERDRNNHVDNVHDDKVDHKMGRDFRNLSSHAGIVHLHSGIEHLNNVDVEVKLARDVRGSLGLGLSLELCVVCGDRASGRHYGAISCEGCKGFFKRSIRKQLGYQCRGSKSCEVTKHHRNRCQYCRLQKCLAMGMRSDSVQHERKPVLGESAGTKVGNRSPRVKPEPQQSVSETPPTWEQPESPSMEDQSSDSDLSDALTLARERLLISHALDSMAKLIGDSVNGSSEPEEEWTGQLISERHTLFELRAPSPAPAYLSIHYICESAARLLFLSVHWARGIPAFQALPSEVQTTLVRSSWGQLFTLGLAQCAYTLSLPSILTSIINHLQASIAQEKITASKVKSVTEHICRLQDCVSSLHKLQVDSVEYAYLKALTLFSADNVLAGVWRKKVEVLQEAAWTELQQRVGSNRLPRLLLRLAPLRSINPRVLEDLFFAGLIGRVSVASVVPYILTMQDYKAEPESHMG, from the exons ATGACGTTGAATCTCACGCATGACACTTCCGTGAAATCAGATACATGtgttattattaatcataAAGATAAA AAAGAAATGGACAGGGATCATAGAGAACCACATGATCAcgataatttaaatgaaaacgaGGAAGAACGAAAATTAGGAATGGACTTCCGTAATTTATCTCGTCACCATGGTATGGATCATGTAGCTGATGTTGAAACAGAG cgTGATATGGAAATTGATCAAAACGATCGGGGTGAAAATTTACAAGACGATAAACTAGATCAAAATGTAGGAAGAAATTTTCACAGTTTAGCGCATCATCCCGCTGTG agagATATGGAAAGGGATCGAAATAATCATGTAGACAATGTACATGATGATAAAGTTGATCACAAAATGGGACGAGATTTTCGTAATTTGAGTTCTCATGCAGGCATTGTTCATTTACACTCTGGAATTGaacatttaaataatgttGATGTAGAG gTAAAATTAGCAAGAGATGTCCGTGGTTCTTTAGGTTTGGGACTGTCATTAGAATTATGTGTGGTTTGTGGGGATAGGGCTAGTGGAAGACATTATGGGGCAATAAGTTGCGAAGGTTGTAAAGGGTTTTTTAAACGTAGCATTAGAAAACAATTGGGTTATCAATGTAGAGGAAGCAAAAGTTGTGAAGTTACCAAACACCATAGAAATCGGTGTCAGTATTGTAGGCTTCAAAAATGTCTTGCAATGGGAATGAGAAGTGATT CTGTTCAGCATGAAAGAAAACCAGTGCTAGGCGAATCAGCAGGAACAAAAGTAGGAAATAGAAGTCCTAGGGTTAAACCAGAACCGCAGCAATCAGTATCTGAGACTCCTCCAACTTGGGAACAACCTGAAAGCCCCAGTATGGAAGACCAAAGCAGTGATAGTGATCTGAGTGATGCATTAACATTAGCAAGAGAACGTTTACTTATTTCGCATGCATTAGATAGCATGGCTAAACTTATTGGAGAT agTGTTAATGGTTCAAGTGAGCCAGAAGAAGAATGGACTGGCCAATTAATTTCCGAAAGACATACGTTATTCGAACTAAGGGCCCCAAGCCCAGCTCCTGCGTACTTATCAATACATTATATTTGCGAGAGTGCCGCTAGATTACTTTTTTTGTCAGTTCATTGGGCCCGAGGAATTCCAGCATTTCAAGCATTACC aTCTGAAGTCCAAACAACGTTAGTGCGTAGTTCCTGGGGACAGCTTTTTACTTTAGGACTTGCACAATGTGCATATACTTTATCCCTTCCCAGTATTCTAACATcaataataaatcatttacAAGCTAGTATTGCACAGGAAAAAATTACAGCTAGTAAAGTGAAGTCTGTCACAGAACATATATGTAGACTACAAGATTGTGTTAGTTCACTTCATAAATTACAAGTGGATTCCGTTGAATACGCGTACCTTAAAGCGTTGACTCTTTTCAGTGCCG acAATGTCTTAGCCGGCGTGTGGCGTAAAAAGGTTGAAGTTTTACAAGAAGCTGCATGGACAGAACTACAACAACGCGTAGGATCCAACAGGTTACCTCGCCTTCTTTTAAGGCTTGCACCACTTCGTTCAATTAACCCTAGGGTCTTGGAAGATTTATTCTTTGCAGGTCTTATCGGTAGGGTAAGCGTAGCTAGTGTCGTGCCTTATATTCTTACTATGCAAGATTACAAAGCTGAACCTGAAAGTCATATGGGGTGA
- the Mapk-ak2 gene encoding MAP kinase-activated protein kinase 2 isoform X1 has protein sequence MTASVAWLWYRHALNHVATYEPNNSGPSLSLLKMKEMDRDHREPHDHDNLNENEEERKLGMDFRNLSRHHGMDHVADVETERDMEIDQNDRGENLQDDKLDQNVGRNFHSLAHHPAVRDMERDRNNHVDNVHDDKVDHKMGRDFRNLSSHAGIVHLHSGIEHLNNVDVEVKLARDVRGSLGLGLSLELCVVCGDRASGRHYGAISCEGCKGFFKRSIRKQLGYQCRGSKSCEVTKHHRNRCQYCRLQKCLAMGMRSDSVQHERKPVLGESAGTKVGNRSPRVKPEPQQSVSETPPTWEQPESPSMEDQSSDSDLSDALTLARERLLISHALDSMAKLIGDSVNGSSEPEEEWTGQLISERHTLFELRAPSPAPAYLSIHYICESAARLLFLSVHWARGIPAFQALPSEVQTTLVRSSWGQLFTLGLAQCAYTLSLPSILTSIINHLQASIAQEKITASKVKSVTEHICRLQDCVSSLHKLQVDSVEYAYLKALTLFSADNVLAGVWRKKVEVLQEAAWTELQQRVGSNRLPRLLLRLAPLRSINPRVLEDLFFAGLIGRVSVASVVPYILTMQDYKAEPESHMG, from the exons ATGACAGCCAGTGTAGCATGGCTATGGTATCGGCATGCGCTTAACCACGTAGCAACCTACGAACCGAACAACTCGGGACCATCTCTTTCACTTCTTAAAATG AAAGAAATGGACAGGGATCATAGAGAACCACATGATCAcgataatttaaatgaaaacgaGGAAGAACGAAAATTAGGAATGGACTTCCGTAATTTATCTCGTCACCATGGTATGGATCATGTAGCTGATGTTGAAACAGAG cgTGATATGGAAATTGATCAAAACGATCGGGGTGAAAATTTACAAGACGATAAACTAGATCAAAATGTAGGAAGAAATTTTCACAGTTTAGCGCATCATCCCGCTGTG agagATATGGAAAGGGATCGAAATAATCATGTAGACAATGTACATGATGATAAAGTTGATCACAAAATGGGACGAGATTTTCGTAATTTGAGTTCTCATGCAGGCATTGTTCATTTACACTCTGGAATTGaacatttaaataatgttGATGTAGAG gTAAAATTAGCAAGAGATGTCCGTGGTTCTTTAGGTTTGGGACTGTCATTAGAATTATGTGTGGTTTGTGGGGATAGGGCTAGTGGAAGACATTATGGGGCAATAAGTTGCGAAGGTTGTAAAGGGTTTTTTAAACGTAGCATTAGAAAACAATTGGGTTATCAATGTAGAGGAAGCAAAAGTTGTGAAGTTACCAAACACCATAGAAATCGGTGTCAGTATTGTAGGCTTCAAAAATGTCTTGCAATGGGAATGAGAAGTGATT CTGTTCAGCATGAAAGAAAACCAGTGCTAGGCGAATCAGCAGGAACAAAAGTAGGAAATAGAAGTCCTAGGGTTAAACCAGAACCGCAGCAATCAGTATCTGAGACTCCTCCAACTTGGGAACAACCTGAAAGCCCCAGTATGGAAGACCAAAGCAGTGATAGTGATCTGAGTGATGCATTAACATTAGCAAGAGAACGTTTACTTATTTCGCATGCATTAGATAGCATGGCTAAACTTATTGGAGAT agTGTTAATGGTTCAAGTGAGCCAGAAGAAGAATGGACTGGCCAATTAATTTCCGAAAGACATACGTTATTCGAACTAAGGGCCCCAAGCCCAGCTCCTGCGTACTTATCAATACATTATATTTGCGAGAGTGCCGCTAGATTACTTTTTTTGTCAGTTCATTGGGCCCGAGGAATTCCAGCATTTCAAGCATTACC aTCTGAAGTCCAAACAACGTTAGTGCGTAGTTCCTGGGGACAGCTTTTTACTTTAGGACTTGCACAATGTGCATATACTTTATCCCTTCCCAGTATTCTAACATcaataataaatcatttacAAGCTAGTATTGCACAGGAAAAAATTACAGCTAGTAAAGTGAAGTCTGTCACAGAACATATATGTAGACTACAAGATTGTGTTAGTTCACTTCATAAATTACAAGTGGATTCCGTTGAATACGCGTACCTTAAAGCGTTGACTCTTTTCAGTGCCG acAATGTCTTAGCCGGCGTGTGGCGTAAAAAGGTTGAAGTTTTACAAGAAGCTGCATGGACAGAACTACAACAACGCGTAGGATCCAACAGGTTACCTCGCCTTCTTTTAAGGCTTGCACCACTTCGTTCAATTAACCCTAGGGTCTTGGAAGATTTATTCTTTGCAGGTCTTATCGGTAGGGTAAGCGTAGCTAGTGTCGTGCCTTATATTCTTACTATGCAAGATTACAAAGCTGAACCTGAAAGTCATATGGGGTGA
- the Mapk-ak2 gene encoding MAP kinase-activated protein kinase 2 isoform X3, whose protein sequence is MDRDHREPHDHDNLNENEEERKLGMDFRNLSRHHGMDHVADVETERDMEIDQNDRGENLQDDKLDQNVGRNFHSLAHHPAVRDMERDRNNHVDNVHDDKVDHKMGRDFRNLSSHAGIVHLHSGIEHLNNVDVEVKLARDVRGSLGLGLSLELCVVCGDRASGRHYGAISCEGCKGFFKRSIRKQLGYQCRGSKSCEVTKHHRNRCQYCRLQKCLAMGMRSDSVQHERKPVLGESAGTKVGNRSPRVKPEPQQSVSETPPTWEQPESPSMEDQSSDSDLSDALTLARERLLISHALDSMAKLIGDSVNGSSEPEEEWTGQLISERHTLFELRAPSPAPAYLSIHYICESAARLLFLSVHWARGIPAFQALPSEVQTTLVRSSWGQLFTLGLAQCAYTLSLPSILTSIINHLQASIAQEKITASKVKSVTEHICRLQDCVSSLHKLQVDSVEYAYLKALTLFSADNVLAGVWRKKVEVLQEAAWTELQQRVGSNRLPRLLLRLAPLRSINPRVLEDLFFAGLIGRVSVASVVPYILTMQDYKAEPESHMG, encoded by the exons ATGGACAGGGATCATAGAGAACCACATGATCAcgataatttaaatgaaaacgaGGAAGAACGAAAATTAGGAATGGACTTCCGTAATTTATCTCGTCACCATGGTATGGATCATGTAGCTGATGTTGAAACAGAG cgTGATATGGAAATTGATCAAAACGATCGGGGTGAAAATTTACAAGACGATAAACTAGATCAAAATGTAGGAAGAAATTTTCACAGTTTAGCGCATCATCCCGCTGTG agagATATGGAAAGGGATCGAAATAATCATGTAGACAATGTACATGATGATAAAGTTGATCACAAAATGGGACGAGATTTTCGTAATTTGAGTTCTCATGCAGGCATTGTTCATTTACACTCTGGAATTGaacatttaaataatgttGATGTAGAG gTAAAATTAGCAAGAGATGTCCGTGGTTCTTTAGGTTTGGGACTGTCATTAGAATTATGTGTGGTTTGTGGGGATAGGGCTAGTGGAAGACATTATGGGGCAATAAGTTGCGAAGGTTGTAAAGGGTTTTTTAAACGTAGCATTAGAAAACAATTGGGTTATCAATGTAGAGGAAGCAAAAGTTGTGAAGTTACCAAACACCATAGAAATCGGTGTCAGTATTGTAGGCTTCAAAAATGTCTTGCAATGGGAATGAGAAGTGATT CTGTTCAGCATGAAAGAAAACCAGTGCTAGGCGAATCAGCAGGAACAAAAGTAGGAAATAGAAGTCCTAGGGTTAAACCAGAACCGCAGCAATCAGTATCTGAGACTCCTCCAACTTGGGAACAACCTGAAAGCCCCAGTATGGAAGACCAAAGCAGTGATAGTGATCTGAGTGATGCATTAACATTAGCAAGAGAACGTTTACTTATTTCGCATGCATTAGATAGCATGGCTAAACTTATTGGAGAT agTGTTAATGGTTCAAGTGAGCCAGAAGAAGAATGGACTGGCCAATTAATTTCCGAAAGACATACGTTATTCGAACTAAGGGCCCCAAGCCCAGCTCCTGCGTACTTATCAATACATTATATTTGCGAGAGTGCCGCTAGATTACTTTTTTTGTCAGTTCATTGGGCCCGAGGAATTCCAGCATTTCAAGCATTACC aTCTGAAGTCCAAACAACGTTAGTGCGTAGTTCCTGGGGACAGCTTTTTACTTTAGGACTTGCACAATGTGCATATACTTTATCCCTTCCCAGTATTCTAACATcaataataaatcatttacAAGCTAGTATTGCACAGGAAAAAATTACAGCTAGTAAAGTGAAGTCTGTCACAGAACATATATGTAGACTACAAGATTGTGTTAGTTCACTTCATAAATTACAAGTGGATTCCGTTGAATACGCGTACCTTAAAGCGTTGACTCTTTTCAGTGCCG acAATGTCTTAGCCGGCGTGTGGCGTAAAAAGGTTGAAGTTTTACAAGAAGCTGCATGGACAGAACTACAACAACGCGTAGGATCCAACAGGTTACCTCGCCTTCTTTTAAGGCTTGCACCACTTCGTTCAATTAACCCTAGGGTCTTGGAAGATTTATTCTTTGCAGGTCTTATCGGTAGGGTAAGCGTAGCTAGTGTCGTGCCTTATATTCTTACTATGCAAGATTACAAAGCTGAACCTGAAAGTCATATGGGGTGA
- the Mapk-ak2 gene encoding MAP kinase-activated protein kinase 2 isoform X4 has translation MERDRNNHVDNVHDDKVDHKMGRDFRNLSSHAGIVHLHSGIEHLNNVDVEVKLARDVRGSLGLGLSLELCVVCGDRASGRHYGAISCEGCKGFFKRSIRKQLGYQCRGSKSCEVTKHHRNRCQYCRLQKCLAMGMRSDSVQHERKPVLGESAGTKVGNRSPRVKPEPQQSVSETPPTWEQPESPSMEDQSSDSDLSDALTLARERLLISHALDSMAKLIGDSVNGSSEPEEEWTGQLISERHTLFELRAPSPAPAYLSIHYICESAARLLFLSVHWARGIPAFQALPSEVQTTLVRSSWGQLFTLGLAQCAYTLSLPSILTSIINHLQASIAQEKITASKVKSVTEHICRLQDCVSSLHKLQVDSVEYAYLKALTLFSADNVLAGVWRKKVEVLQEAAWTELQQRVGSNRLPRLLLRLAPLRSINPRVLEDLFFAGLIGRVSVASVVPYILTMQDYKAEPESHMG, from the exons ATGGAAAGGGATCGAAATAATCATGTAGACAATGTACATGATGATAAAGTTGATCACAAAATGGGACGAGATTTTCGTAATTTGAGTTCTCATGCAGGCATTGTTCATTTACACTCTGGAATTGaacatttaaataatgttGATGTAGAG gTAAAATTAGCAAGAGATGTCCGTGGTTCTTTAGGTTTGGGACTGTCATTAGAATTATGTGTGGTTTGTGGGGATAGGGCTAGTGGAAGACATTATGGGGCAATAAGTTGCGAAGGTTGTAAAGGGTTTTTTAAACGTAGCATTAGAAAACAATTGGGTTATCAATGTAGAGGAAGCAAAAGTTGTGAAGTTACCAAACACCATAGAAATCGGTGTCAGTATTGTAGGCTTCAAAAATGTCTTGCAATGGGAATGAGAAGTGATT CTGTTCAGCATGAAAGAAAACCAGTGCTAGGCGAATCAGCAGGAACAAAAGTAGGAAATAGAAGTCCTAGGGTTAAACCAGAACCGCAGCAATCAGTATCTGAGACTCCTCCAACTTGGGAACAACCTGAAAGCCCCAGTATGGAAGACCAAAGCAGTGATAGTGATCTGAGTGATGCATTAACATTAGCAAGAGAACGTTTACTTATTTCGCATGCATTAGATAGCATGGCTAAACTTATTGGAGAT agTGTTAATGGTTCAAGTGAGCCAGAAGAAGAATGGACTGGCCAATTAATTTCCGAAAGACATACGTTATTCGAACTAAGGGCCCCAAGCCCAGCTCCTGCGTACTTATCAATACATTATATTTGCGAGAGTGCCGCTAGATTACTTTTTTTGTCAGTTCATTGGGCCCGAGGAATTCCAGCATTTCAAGCATTACC aTCTGAAGTCCAAACAACGTTAGTGCGTAGTTCCTGGGGACAGCTTTTTACTTTAGGACTTGCACAATGTGCATATACTTTATCCCTTCCCAGTATTCTAACATcaataataaatcatttacAAGCTAGTATTGCACAGGAAAAAATTACAGCTAGTAAAGTGAAGTCTGTCACAGAACATATATGTAGACTACAAGATTGTGTTAGTTCACTTCATAAATTACAAGTGGATTCCGTTGAATACGCGTACCTTAAAGCGTTGACTCTTTTCAGTGCCG acAATGTCTTAGCCGGCGTGTGGCGTAAAAAGGTTGAAGTTTTACAAGAAGCTGCATGGACAGAACTACAACAACGCGTAGGATCCAACAGGTTACCTCGCCTTCTTTTAAGGCTTGCACCACTTCGTTCAATTAACCCTAGGGTCTTGGAAGATTTATTCTTTGCAGGTCTTATCGGTAGGGTAAGCGTAGCTAGTGTCGTGCCTTATATTCTTACTATGCAAGATTACAAAGCTGAACCTGAAAGTCATATGGGGTGA